DNA sequence from the Malus domestica chromosome 11, GDT2T_hap1 genome:
GTTACGTTTGAGTGAGCATTTGGAAGCTTCAGATACTGCAGAGAAGAACAGTAAGCTGAAGAAGAAGATAGTAAGCGAAGAAGGCCCTGCCATTTTCTCGCTCCTTCCACAACTTCTACTTTCTCTGATCCTTTCATGAAGAGTGCCAAGTTTATTCTCTAATTTACTTTTTGTTGGGTTGCCgcaggcccaaaatcactattaggcccaaaagcacttttatgaGGGATAAGGCACACAAGAGTCCAAGACCAAATCCTCTTGCAAAAGGTTTAAGCTTTCGCCGGAGGAGGAGACGAGAGTGTGTGCCCAGCTGCTGCTCGACTGAGCTGTCTGCCATTGATGGGTTGATCTTAGCGGCTCTCTGGATAAGAAGCTTAAGCAATTCTCAGCCTGAGCCAACTCCACGAACAGgtcagcttcttcttcttcttcttctctgtaaCTTTGTTCAAGTTAACGAGCATTTCACTGACGACAATGGAGATAATACGAGAAATGGATAATTgagttttctcttcttccttctctgcaACTTTGTGTACTGAGTGGCTTTTTACTATCTGCTTTTGAAAGTAGCTAAACTTTCTGCAGTTCGGCTTTTCCTACTGAAAGAAGCTAAACTCTACGTTTTATGTATTTTTGGGTGTGAATGGTAGAACCCAAATTTTCTTCGGTGCCTAAGATATGAAATTTGTATTctttttatgtgtttttatagaaatttgtattctttttatgtatttttgtagaaatttgtattctttttatgtatttttgtataaatttgtcTCAGAAATGAAAATTAACCGTCTTTTGGTTGCTGTATTTCATTAGAATTTGTGAGTCCGTCATTAGAaagtaagaaaataaaaagattatCATGTTGGATTAGTAGATTTGAGTAATTTTTGCCTATGATAACTCACTGTTATTATCTTCTTGTATTAGTAGATGTGCCTTGATGAACAAGATTATCATGTTGTTCTCTGCATTGGTACTACTATGTAATTGAGTTGAGCCTTTCGTTTTTCGCAGGCGGGTTGGTAGTTTTGAATCTGGAAGTATGAAGATCAGATGCAATGCTGGTGTTACGAAACCCAGCTTTTTGCTTGTGCATTCAGAATTACCGGCGCTTACATCTCTTAAGCCCCAATTCACTTCTATATCGACGCTTTGCAATCGAGAGAAGTTGATAGGGTTGATAACAAGGTGTCAGTATTCTGTTTCTGGTAGAAGGTCAGCAACCAGTTATAAGGGTTCATCGGTTTCAAAGACAAACACCAGTCTTATAGGTAGGAGGGATAGAGGTTCTTCATCCTTATATAGTCGTCCTAGTCTGTTAGAGATGAAGAATGAAAGGATGGAAATTCGTGCCCGGGTTTATGATTTCTTGCGAGGAATTGGTATTGTCCCTGATGAGCTTGATGGATTGGAGCTTCCTGTTACAGTCGAAGTTATGAGGGAACGTGTGGATTTTCTTCACAATCTGGGACTTACAATCGAAGACATTAACAACTATCCACTTGTTCTAGGCTGTAGTGTGAAGAAAAACATGATTCCTGTGCTCGATTATCTTGGGAAGTTGGGTGTTAGGAAATCCACATTCACAGAGTTCTTGAGAAGATATCCACAAGTCCTGCATGCTAGTGTTGTTATTGACCTTTCACCGGTGGTCAAGTATCTTCAAGGAATGGATATCAAACCTGATGACATTCCTCAGGTTCTTGAGAAATATCCAGAAGTGCTGGGATTCAAGCTCGAGGGGACCATGAGCACTTCGGTGGCTTATTTAGTTGGAATTGGGGTCGCAAGAAGGGAGATTGGTGGAGTTTTAACTAGATACCCTGAGATTTTAGGGATGCGTGTAGGTAGGGTGATCAAGCCTTTTGTTGAGTTTCTCGAAAAGCTGGGTATTCCTAGACTAGGTGTGGCTAGACTGATAGAGAAGCGTCCTCACATCCTTGGGTTTGGATTGGAGGAGAGAGTGAAACCGAATATTCAATCCCTTTTGGAGTTTTGTGTTCGAGAAGAATCACTTGCGTCTGTAGTGGCACAGTATCCTGAGATCATAGGAATTGATCTCAAGCCTAAGCTTCTCAGTCaacaaagtttgatcaagtCGGTAATTGATTTGGATCCCGAGGACTTTGGCAGAGTTGTTGAGAAGATGCCTCAAGTTGTTAGCCTCAGTGATAGACCTATGATGAAGCATGCTGATTTCCTTAAGAATTGTGGATTTTCCTTGGAGCAAGTGAGGAAGATGGTTGTCGGGTGTCCCCAGTTGCTTGCCTTGAATCTGGACATCATGAAACTCAGCTTTGATTTCTTTCAAACGGAGATACAAAGGCCTTTGGATGACTTGGTTGCTTTCCCAGCATTCTTTACTTATGGTCTAGAATCGACTATAAAACCAAGACATAAGATGGTTTCAAAGAAAGCGTTGAAATGCTCCCTTGGATGGCTTCTCAATTGCTCTGATGAAAAGTTTGCACAACGGATGGACTACGACACCATTGACATGGAGGAGATGGAATCCTTGCCATCATTTGATATGAATACGCTCACAGAACCAAGGAGCGACGATTCAGGTTCTGAGTACGATGATGATAGCGATGACGATTATGTATAAAATGATCTTCATGTAATCAAGTACCGaaattttcattcaaattttgtaaaacaaaCAGATTGATGATGATTCAAATTTTGTACTGAAATTTTGGTTCCATTGATTGGGCATTTTGTTAGTTCAGCCATGGATTTTCGTTGTTGATGGGGTAAATTTATGAGTTTCTCTATTTAAACACCAAATTCATCTTGCTTTTGACCGCGAACTCAAGCGGAACACATTTCTAGTGAGGATGAGGGAGCGAATTGATGCAGTAACTGTTGAGATTCAAGAAATGTAGAACgaaattaaagagaaataaaaggaaAGTTAAAAAGGTATCACGAATAGAAGTAAGAACACAAGGAAACGATTCAGTATTTATATGTACAAATGTATCATTGCATTACTTTGTTCAACTATATTTTCACTTGTCAATATTCATCCTACATAAACAATATCGCCTGAACATGAACGAATGCATCCATTTTCGCGACATTTCCCAAAAATCAACGATGGTTTTGGCTCCTGCAGACTGCAAGTGAGGCAAGCACCATTTTTTTCGTGTAAACGTACAAGCTCTTGTTGTACTTTCAAGCCATCAGCATTGAGAAACTTGATATAGATCATGTGCCTATCAATTGATTTGAAACGAGCAAGCAACTTCGATTCCTAGTCTTTTCTTTCTAGCCACCCAAGCTGTAGAAACAGACTGCATGTTACTAGCTATATTAGCAGAGAAACATCACAAATTATAAAAAGGAATGCCCAATTCGAGCATCTGAATCTCCGATCACACACCTTCCACGCATACATGGCGAAAAAGGCTACGGTATCAGCAGACCAAACGACAGCAAAGGACTTCACAAAGAATGGGATTGTAACATTGAGTAACGGGACGAGGAGGAAGAGATAGTTTAGAGCTTCCTTCTCATTTTTCGAGCAGTCTCGTGCACGCAGTGAAGGAATTGCTGCAAAATTAGAAAGTTAAATTCTTTGTTCAGTACATCTTTACTACAGCAGGAAACTTTGGAGGTAAATTTAGAGTGGATAACTTACTAAACATCCAAATGGACCACATTCCCATTAATCTCCATATGTCTGGTTCGTTCGATGGGAAGATGAGATTGAATGACAGAACTCCACCTAGCAGCATGGAGGCATAGGCTTGAACCTCGAAAACAGTGTAGAGGGTACTACCGGGCACAGCGGGGTTTTTGGAAGCTGTGGAAGCCCTTGGTGCAAAGGTTGCAGCAGTCTTCTGAACAACCTGTTGCAAAAAATGGAACCATAACGTTGTGAGAAATTGATTACATAATAGTTTTCTATCTGAGAAAAATGGTCTATCATTACACTGGGTGGATATGCTAAACAAAAAGGAATCCATCCGGTTGAAGAAAGTTGGGGCGTGTGATGATGcaatcataccaactcacatgcaagGTCCCTTCTTTCTCCGACATGGGATTCATACTCTCAACATCCATCTGGTTAGGTAAGCTATGCTCGGAAAGATAGTCGAAATCAGACTATTCTCCAATGTAGATTACTTTCATTGCAGATTTGATGTTAAGGAGACGTCGATACAATTCTATTACCTTCTTCTACTAGTTTATTAATTTGTTCATGTTTTTGGTAATCAGCTACAAGTGAAATGCTTTTTCAGGTAGAAATCAGCATTGATTTTTGGCTTTaagttttgtttgtaccatacttagagcctccgtatttagatctcgtataaatactcgggagactcaaatgtaattatataataaatgaaggggcaaatatgtaataagtgaggagctcttattctataaaatgactcatcaccCTCCTCATTTGGAGAGGCCAAGATTGAGGGCAAGGCTTAGGCCACAGAAAATGGGCTAaagagaaaataggctagagagcacactgcatctagccttcttgtatattcaccattcagagtgagctaatatcaacatcagtgtagacgtagcccaaacattagggtgaaccacaatacatcttgtgttctttactttcttgtagattcacggtcggatttacgttgttccaagactcctccggttttgtgcatcaacaagtttcATCCAATTCATTAGTGCAAGAAGCAAAAAGCTTGTCTTTGTAGTGCTGCAGACTGCAGAAAATTATGAGGTTCTTTTGAGGAGAGCTTTTTGATCAGTGCTTACAGCTCCATCTAACCGCGTCGAATTCTACTCAAATCGAGCACCAAATTCAACTCAAATCGATTCATAATCCTACATTAGGCTCACCAAAGCACACAAACTAACTCCAATATAACTTCTTGCAAATTTCCAGTGACTCAACTCTGTAAGGTGTGGAATTTTATGCAAAAGGCTTCGATGCTATCAGTAGCGGAACATTGTTTgttgtaatttattttgttaagtttCCGACATGGGACTTTACATTCTTCAACTCAACCGAAAAATATGTGCTTGCGAATAGCTTGCTTTGATACCACGTTACAACATGAGCATAGGACGCTTTTTCTCGATGTGGGATTCACACTCTCAATGACTCACTACCCAATTTCACAATTCACAAGAAAATTTGGAAATAAAGTCATATAAATTGCAATTCAGGAGACCTCGATGAACATAAAAGCTATAAAAATCCAACCTTTTTGAGGTCCTTGTCGAGTGGAGAAGCAGCAGCAGAGAAAGTGGAGGACTTTCCGGCTTCCGGTGGCTCAGCTTCTTCTGGCTCTTGCTTTGGTTCCTCCACTGCTGCCGGAGCATCGAGCTCATTGGCATTGGCATAAAGTCTGAAGAAAATTTTGGTGGGAAAGGGAGAATTGCAGGGTGAAACGTTTCTCGGGTTCGAAACGGTGAACGGATATCTTGAAACTTGGAAGTTGCAGAGAGTGGTTGAAGTTAATGTGTTCATGTTTGAACACTCTCTCCGCTGATGAGATTTTTACTGAGAATtcaagaagaaaatggagacaCAGGAAAAACAGAGGGAGATAAGAAATTTGAGGCAGGGAAGAAGAGACGTTGGACGGAGCCAGCATTTGGGCCTCAGCCCACGTTATTCAATCATCATTGAACAACTAACTAGCAACTTACATGATACGAGTATGTTTTATTAAAAATGGACCAGCTGGTGACTTAACCACTGACATACCACCTTTTTCAGGAGCAAGAAGACTCACATAAACATTTTAGCCTCTTAAGACCATTATCGTGTGATTCATCAGTGTCAAGAATCGAACTTATAATGTGTCTCGTAAAATACGTGCTTGAAATTCTTCCCCAACTACTAAATCATCCGTGGTGGTTTATATGATATGAGTATACCACTATTGTTCTCTTTTCTTGCTAATGGTACAATGTTATATGTTGAGAAACTTGCACATATCGTTATATTACAAATAGTTAACCATTTGTACCTACAACTAGTACTaaaagtgttttgttaaaactctcatttaaaggaaaattaacgaaaagtctaaaaaaactttccttttaatgaaaagtcatttttaaagATATAGTGAATATTGacaattaaaagtaaaaatgtgatttttcgttaaaaataacCATGAGAagtattttgttaaaactctcttTATTTAAACTGTTACCTTTAAGTTTAAATAGGCAAACAACAGCAGCTATCAATATTCGTGTGCATTTGTCCAATGATGAACCATTTTGATAAATATGTGTACGGTAAAGATTTATTATATTCATGGCTATGGCCCAATATAAGTGGGGCCAGTTAAAAACATCTGGGATAATGCAGAGTACAGTTGAGCCCAAACAGAAAACGAACACTTGTACGACTCCACTTCTTTCCGCGCGAAATCCACCTACCACTCCCTTGCAGgctgcaatatatatatatatatatatatggcagagagcttaaggggagggatccccattttttttgaaaaaatgggaacacgctccccaccgttagattgactttaatgaaattgtgtgattgagattaaaacacaggccatagaatctcaaTCACATGATTTCATTtaagtcaaatccaacggtgaggagtgtgtccccatttttttgaaaaaatggggatccctccccttaagcaattcccATATATGGATGGATAAGAATTGTCTGCCTTCCTTGTTTTCGTGTTTTTTTGTATGATCacgattaagtcacgttaatattttttatatagataataaaataaaaataaataataatataaaatattaccATAACTTAATCGTAACCGTGCAAAAGAACACGGTAACAAGaggacagacaatccttgtcctaaatatatatatatatttttttaatttcttttctgaaagcTCCTTGTTTGCCAATCTCATAAAATGTCTGACCTGCAGCTCCGACTTGGGAGACTGGTAGTTACCGGAGCTCCAGAGATTAATTATTACTTTGGAGTTTGAACGATTGTTTACGGTTGTTTGAGTTGCCGCGAATTTTGGAGGAATAACGTACCTATTTTCTGTTTTGTTCCGTTATCGTGTGCCAAACAGAGAAGAAAGCTAACAGCCaagtttctctctttttttttttattcgaatTGGGAGTTTCTGAGGAAATTGGGAGTTTTCTGAGGAAATTTGAAGGTTTTGGGAAACGGGTTTTCGTGAATTTGAACGAAAACCCATTGATGGATTCTCGGAGTTGAAGTGAttggtttggtgttttaagGGCCTCTAATGGGGAGACTTCTTGGTGGTTTCGTGTTGCCTCTGCTGCTGCTAACTGGTATTCAAATTCAAAAGCCAATGCCTTTGTTTTTTGCCAATGTTTTCGTAGAAAGTTAATTGCAACTCTTAAAAGTTACCATCTTTTTTCTTGCAGCTGGTGTTATCAACTGGAGCGTGCTCTCTCTTGTCGATTTGATAGCGTTTCTTCTTATTCTATTTAATGCACCAAAACTAGGTAAGCTAGCTGCTCTGTGAGTTTTCAAGCTTGGTTTTGACGTTTCGAATGAATTTAGGTAGACATGGTACCAAGTGAAAATGTATTTGTGAGATACTAGAAAACTATGTGCAAGATGTGCTTATGGATTACTACTTTCTTGTTAGTGGGTTCACATGTAATGTCTCATATGCAAGGGGTTTTCTTGTTATGGCTATGTACAAGAGAGTAGCTAAAGTTCTTTGATTTTCCCCGAAAACAATGTGAATTGTGAGATGATCTAAGCTCGACTACTGTTTAAAATATAATTGTCATGATTCCTTTAGCTATGCATCTGTGAGTGCTCAGATTTGGTTTTCCTGAGTAGCTATGTCCACCCACTTAGATGCCAAGTTTATGCATAAGTGGTGTGAACTTCttttaaacaacaaaagaaCATGAATTTTTGGAGATCCGCTCGAGTTTTATGTAAGATCTCACTCAATGTCGAACCTTGGGTTTTATTGGATTCGTGCAGAATTTGGTGTTATCATTGCAATTtatgagagaaaagaaaaatgattttgGTATTTTACATGCTGCTTCTTATTATCCTAAATGCTGGAATTACTTATATAATTGAACTTTACTACTTCTGacagtgtttttctttttgtaggatTTCATCTCGGAAGGCAGCTTTTATTGTCATGGATCATTgttatattttctttatttgttattttttctcAAGTGATATATCTTGTTATATGGGCTATTGAGGGAAATAAATGGAGCGGAGTAGATGCTTGGTGGGCAAATCTTATTGGATTCATGATGTAAGAATTTGCTTTGTTTCTATTTAATCTCACATCGCTTTATTTTATACGCATACATTTAAACAGCGTTTTGTGTGTGCTTTTGCAGATTGCAGTCATGGAAATCTCCTTTCGTGCTATATTTTTTACTCTTACAACTATCAGTAGTTGCTGTTGCATTAGTTGATTTGTATGGAAACAGATTTGGTCTTGTTTCATCATGCGATTCATGTTGGGGTCGTTTCTCATCAGCCGTTGAACGATtaatttgtaagtaattaattgcctgatttttttttgtctcttcGGTTTTTTTCTATGATTTGTCCTATCAAGCCATATAACATTATATACATAAAGAATCCAATTCTAATGTATAAATCTTCGATACGGTTCTTGTTATGCATTTGATTTTCTCTTGGGATGATGTTCTTGCAAATTTTTAAAGATGCTTTTAGCAATTGATTTGTTCACCTTATTAATCATATGTTAAAATGACATATACATGCCTGTGTGCAATCTTAGTTATGAGTTGATTAAGTTGAAGATACCAGATTAATCATACAAAAGTAACAACTGATTTGGAATTATTTCGTTGTTCCTTCTGGAAGGTTCTCATCTTAGGGTTGCTGTCTTGTTGCTGTTGCCTGCCATTCAGTTGGTTGTCGGAATTAGCCATCCTTCATGGGTTTCTCTACCCTTTTTTATTGGGAGCTGCATTGGTCTTGTAGATTGGTCTTTGACAAGCAATTTTCTAGGACTTTTCAGGTGATTTCCTTGTAATCCATCATTCATTACTGGATGATATTGTtgcctctctctctgtctctctctctcacacacacactctcttaCCGTCCATATATCTATCTATGTATCTATGTACACCTCTGCTGTAGTTAGTTTCGCTTCTGTTGCTCATGGTTGCACCTATGGGTTTGAAGGTGGTGGAAGCCTTTTCACTTGTATGCAGGCTTCAACATTGTCTTGCTTTATGTGTATCAGCTCCCTGTGGAGTTTCCGGATATGCTACAATGGGTAGCTAAGTTCATTGGTCTGTTCAAAATAACTTTACATTCTGACTGGACTGAAGTTTGTTCGAGCTGCTCTCTTTTACTTTTCTACACCATGGTAAGCACTCTCTTTTACTTTCTGCATCATGATATGTATGTTAGCAACCTTCTCACTTCTTCTCATGCCACGTGCACTCCACCAGCACTCAAACCTAAAATTTTGATCATGTCAAAATCCcactatttttcttcctttgttAGTATTATTAAGATTTTAGTTTGTCAACCA
Encoded proteins:
- the LOC103430198 gene encoding protein RESISTANCE TO PHYTOPHTHORA 1, chloroplastic-like isoform X2 is translated as MNTLTSTTLCNFQVSRYPFTVSNPRNVSPCNSPFPTKIFFRLYANANELDAPAAVEEPKQEPEEAEPPEAGKSSTFSAAASPLDKDLKKVVQKTAATFAPRASTASKNPAVPGSTLYTVFEVQAYASMLLGGVLSFNLIFPSNEPDIWRLMGMWSIWMFTIPSLRARDCSKNEKEALNYLFLLVPLLNVTIPFFVKSFAVVWSADTVAFFAMYAWKLGWLERKD
- the LOC103430198 gene encoding protein RESISTANCE TO PHYTOPHTHORA 1, chloroplastic-like isoform X1, which encodes MNTLTSTTLCNFQVSRYPFTVSNPRNVSPCNSPFPTKIFFRLYANANELDAPAAVEEPKQEPEEAEPPEAGKSSTFSAAASPLDKDLKKVVQKTAATFAPRASTASKNPAVPGSTLYTVFEVQAYASMLLGGVLSFNLIFPSNEPDIWRLMGMWSIWMFTIPSLRARDCSKNEKEALNYLFLLVPLLNVTIPFFVKSFAVVWSADTVAFFAMYAWKSVSTAWVARKKRLGIEVACSFQIN
- the LOC103430197 gene encoding transcription termination factor MTERF4, chloroplastic-like, yielding MKIRCNAGVTKPSFLLVHSELPALTSLKPQFTSISTLCNREKLIGLITRCQYSVSGRRSATSYKGSSVSKTNTSLIGRRDRGSSSLYSRPSLLEMKNERMEIRARVYDFLRGIGIVPDELDGLELPVTVEVMRERVDFLHNLGLTIEDINNYPLVLGCSVKKNMIPVLDYLGKLGVRKSTFTEFLRRYPQVLHASVVIDLSPVVKYLQGMDIKPDDIPQVLEKYPEVLGFKLEGTMSTSVAYLVGIGVARREIGGVLTRYPEILGMRVGRVIKPFVEFLEKLGIPRLGVARLIEKRPHILGFGLEERVKPNIQSLLEFCVREESLASVVAQYPEIIGIDLKPKLLSQQSLIKSVIDLDPEDFGRVVEKMPQVVSLSDRPMMKHADFLKNCGFSLEQVRKMVVGCPQLLALNLDIMKLSFDFFQTEIQRPLDDLVAFPAFFTYGLESTIKPRHKMVSKKALKCSLGWLLNCSDEKFAQRMDYDTIDMEEMESLPSFDMNTLTEPRSDDSGSEYDDDSDDDYV